The sequence below is a genomic window from Candidatus Cloacimonadota bacterium.
AGGACTTCGCGGCCAAGGTGGGGGCGCTGGGCAAAAAATGCCTGCCCCTCAAACCCGGAGAGGAGATCCAGGCCTGAGCGGCAGGCTGTATAACGAAGCGAAGACTATTTTTTGAGGGCTTTGAGCGCCGCGGCGTAGTTCGGTTCGTGGGTGATGTCGTCCACTAGCTCGGTGTAGGCCACCTTGCCCTCTGCATCCAGCACGATCACCGCCCGGGCCAGCAATCCGGCCATCGGCCCGTCGCTGAGTTCCAGGCCGTAGTTTTTGCCGAAATCGCGGTCGCGCAGTTCAGACAGGGTGATCACCTTGTCGATGCCTTCGGCACCGCAGAAGCGTCCCAGGGCAAAGGGCAGGTCGCGCGAAACGCAGAGGATGGCGGCGTTTTTCACCTTGGCGGCCTCGGCATTGAAGGTGCGCACGCTCATGGCGCATACGGCGGTGTCCACGCTGGGAAAGACGTTGAGCAGGATCTTTTTGCCCTTGAAATCCGCCAGGGTCATGTCCGCCAGGTTGTTGGCGGTGAGTACGAAATCCTTGGCCCGAGTGCCCACCCGGGGCAGGCGTCCGGAGGTGTTTACGGGGTTTCCTTTGAGTTTGGTCTTGGCCATGTTGCTATCCTTTGTTGAGTTATTTTTTCCAGACAGTATAAACGCCCCCTGAAACAAAGGCAAGCCTGAGCCGGCCTGGAAAGAGAGATCCCGACCCAACCGCCCGCGGGGGGTCAGTTGTGCCGGGATGTTCGGATGATGCCGGGGATCAGAAGAAAAAGAGCTTCACGAAAACCGCGATCAGCAGGGCGGAGTTGATCGCCGCCCAGATGTAGAAGTGGCCTTTGAAAGACCTGATCTCGTCACGGTTGATCAGGGCCTTCTTTTCCACTTTCACGATCAGGTTTTCGATGGTGGTCAGTTTCTCTTCCGAGGCGTCAAACTTCTTGATGTTGCTGTTGTGGTTCATGTCCCGCTTGAAGTGGTTGATAACTTCCCAAGCCACAGGAATGAAAGCGGGCAGCAATTTTTTCAGGATCGATCCGGCCATGGGAGGCTCCTTATCAGAATTTGTAGCCAAGGTTGCCGTAAAGGGTTCCCGGCAGCACCGCGTGGCTGGTATAGGCGAGGTCGAGCTCGATGCCCTGAACGTTGAGGCCGATGCCGGCGTTCCAGGTGGCGGGGTTCGAGTGCACGCCAAATCTCACGGCCAACGGTTCGAAGAGGCGCACTTCCACGCCGCCCATGAACTCGGTTTCCTTGGCGAAGTCTTTCTTCACCTCGAGGGTGGTGATCACATTTTCATAGGGTATGTAAGAAATCCCCAGGGCCAGTTTGCTGGGCAGGGGATGCTGGTTGGTGTCGCCCATCACGGCCTGGTTGAGGTTGCTCACGCTGAAGCCGAGCTTGGTGCGGCCATGCAGAAAGGCGGTGGCGCCAAAATCCACCCCGATGGCGTCGTCGGACTCTTCCTCGATGAACTGCAGGCGATGGTAGTTCACGCTGTAGCCCACGCTGATCCGGGAATGGATGTCATTCTGCAGATCGAAGGCGTGGCCGGCTGTCCAGACCTGTTCGCTCATCAGGTTTTCCTCTTCGAAAGCCACGTCAAAGAGGCGGGCGCCGAAGGCCAGGGTGCCCAGTTTCTTGGGCAGTTTCACGCCCAGGGCGGCGGTTTTGTATTCCGAGAAAGGCTTGCCGTAAAGTTGGCTAAAACCCACCTGGGCTTCCAGTTTCACGTTCGTGAGGCCGGCGGGATTGAAATAGAGCGAGTTCACGTCATCCGCCACGCCGGTGTAGGCTCCGCCCATGCCGCGAGCCCGGGCCGAGGGAATGTAGTCATCGAAAACCGCCAGCAGCAGGGCCGTCTGGATCAGGATGAGGGCGATGAAAATCATCTTTTTCATTATTCTTTCTCCCTGTGCTTATTTGAGGATGGATTTGATGACCAGCGGCTGCACCGT
It includes:
- the tpx gene encoding thiol peroxidase; the protein is MAKTKLKGNPVNTSGRLPRVGTRAKDFVLTANNLADMTLADFKGKKILLNVFPSVDTAVCAMSVRTFNAEAAKVKNAAILCVSRDLPFALGRFCGAEGIDKVITLSELRDRDFGKNYGLELSDGPMAGLLARAVIVLDAEGKVAYTELVDDITHEPNYAAALKALKK